ATTAGGTCATTCTCCACGGCTTCCCCTACTCCCTTCAAAAGTAGTCGCGGGCTTGGTTCCCCGATTTCCACGGGTATTACCGCATCTAGCCCGTATGTTAGTCGGAAGGGGGTCTCCCCAGTTAACGACTGCTCTGTTGTACAGTAGGACCAGAGGACCGAGGTGAGTTCGTCGGCCCAAGCACCTTTCTTATTATCTAGTCGCTTCTTAAGCCCTAACAAGATGATCTTGTTGGCGGACTCGACCTGTCCGTTTGTTTGGGGATGTTCTACCGAGGAGAACTTCTGCCTTATACCCAGGCCGGTGAGGAACTCCGTGAACTTCTTGTCGGTAAATTGTGTACCGTTGTCTGAGATAATGATCTCCGGGATGCCGAATCGTGTTATCACTTGTCTCCACATGAACTTCCTGCATATGGAGGAGGTTATGCTCGCCAGTGGCTCggcctctatccatttggtTTAGTAGTCAATGGCGACTATGAGGTACTTGACTTGTCCAGGACCAACCAGGAAGGGCCCCAAGAGTCAACTCCCCATTGTGAGAATGGCCGGGAAGACGTTAACAGGCTTAGCTCGGAGGCCGGTGCCTTGTGGAAATTGGCGTTCTCTTGACACTTGACGCATTTTCTGACGAATTCTTTAGAGTCTGCCATCATTGATGGCCAATAGTATCCAGCTCGGATTAACTTTCTTGCTAGGGCTTTGCCCCCTATGTGATGGCCGCAACACCCTTCATGGATTTCCCTGAGGACGTAGTTCGTTTGGTCGGGGTGTAGACATTTCAATAGGGGCTGGCTGAATCCTTTTCTGAACAGATGACCCTGGATGATCGCGTACTTGGCTGCTTCCCTTCTCagtttcttggcatctttttcGTCGTCGGGGAGTTTGCCGTTTTCTAAGAAGCTGGTGATGGGGTCCAACCATGAGGGGCTTAGCCTTGACAGGTGCAGAGTGACCGCCGGCTCCCTCACCATACCTTGGATGAGAGATCGGTTGCCTTCTCCCGGTTTGGTGCTAGCCAATTTTGATAGGAGATCTGCCCGTATGTTCCTTTCCCTTGGAACGTGGTTGATCGTGACCTCCTCAAACTTCTGGCTCAAATCCTTGACTTTCTCCAAGTATTTTTGTAATAGTGAGTCTCTGGCTTGGTAACTCCCGTTTACTTGGGAGGTGACTACCTATGAATCGCTGCATATTTCCAACCTTGTCGCTCCAACCTCCGTTGCTAGGGCTAAGCCCCCTATGAGggcttcgtattctgcttggTTATTCGAGACGGAAAATTCGAACTTGATCGACTGTTCGTATACGACCCCGGCTGGACTTTCCAGGATGATCCCGGCGCCCCCAAACGTCTGATTGGAGGCTCCGTCCACgtggagcttccaccgtgtgCACGTCTCTTCGGTTGGATCCCCCGTCACTTCTACTAGGAAGTCAGCCATCGCTTGCGCCTTAATTGCTTGTCGGGGTTCGTACCGTATGTCATATTGGGAAAGTTCAATGGACCAAGTCATCATCCTTCTCGTCAAATCGGGTTTTTGGAGTACTTGTCAGATTCCTTGGTCCGTCCTTACGACAATCTGGTGACCTTGGAAGTATTGTTTTAACCTCCGTGAAGAGGTCAAGAGTGCCAGAGCTAGCTTTTCCAGCTTACTGTACCTTAGTTCTGCCCCTTGTAGGGCTTTGATCACAAAATAGACTGGCTGCCGAGCCCTTCTTTCTTCTCGTACCAAAACCACAGCCAGGGCTTCTCCTGTTATGGCGAGATATAGGTATAACGGCTCCCTGTCCTTTGGCTTCTCGAGCACAGGGGGTGTTGCTAGGATTTCCTTGAAGTGTCTAAAAGCTTCCTCGCATGCGGGCGTCCATTCAAACGCTATCCCTTTCCTCATGAGGTTAAAGAAGGGGAGGGCTTTTGTTGCCGAAGCTCCGAGAAAACGGGATAACGAGGTAAGTCGTCCTGCCAATCTCTAGACGTCCTTGATACAACCCGGGCTTTTCATCTGgagtatcgcttggcatttCTCAGGGTTAGCTTCTACCCCCCTTTGGGTTATCATGAACCCAAGGAACTTTCCAGCTTCCATGGCGAAGGCACATTTGAAGGGATTGAGCCTCATGCCGTGTTGTCGGAGAGACGCGAATACATTTGCCAGGTCATTTAGGAGGTCGTCGGGTCGCGTTGTTTTCGCGAGGATGTCGTCTACATAGACTTTCACTGTCTTGCCTATGAGGTTGcgaaatattttgtttatcagCCTTTGGTATGTTGCCCCTGCATTTTTTAGGCCGAATGGCATCACCTTATAACAGAAGATTCCCCCAGGCGTTATAAATGCTGTCTTGTCCTCGTCGGGtcggtgcatcggtatctgattgtaattggagtaggcatccatgaagctcAGATACCGGTAGCCCGCCGCCGTGTCGACGAGTGCATCTATGTTGGGGAGGGGGAAATAATCTTTAGGGCATGCCTTGTTAAGGTCGGAGTAGtctacgcacattctccatttgccgCTGTGCTTCTTTACCAGAACTACATTCGAGAGCCAGGTCGAGTAGTGTAGTTCTCGTATGAAACCTGCTTCTAGGAGGCTGGCCGTCTACCTGGCCACCTCCTCCGCCCTCTCCCGTGACATCTTTCTTCTCCGTTGGGCTACCGGGCGTGTTTCCGACTTGACGGCCAGGTGGTGTGACATAACCTCagggtctatgcccggcatgtcggtCGGTGTCCAGGCGAACAAATCCCCATTGGCCCTGATCATTTCTACCAGTGGCTCCTTCAATTCATGTGGAAGTTTCTATTGACAAACGTGAACTTTTCCTCCGTTTCACCGACCCTGAACTTTTTCAGGTCCCCCTCTGGTTCCGGTCTGGGCTTGTCGTCTACCCTAGCGTCTAGGTCAGCCAGGAACACCCCCGACGCCTCTTTAGATTTCTTCTTTAGGGAGAGGCTGGCATTGTCGCAAGCAACCGCCGTTTCTAGATCTCCCCTTATGGACCCTATGGATCCGTCGTCGGTAACAAACTTCATGACTAGTAGCTTTGTGTTGATTATTGCTTCAACATCGTTAATCGTCTTCCTCCCCAAGATGATGTTGTAGGCCGTGAAATCTCGGAGAACCACGAACTCTGCCATTGCCGATCTTCGGCCTTGGGCCTGTTCCACGGATATCGGCAGGGATATTACTCCATCTAGCTTGATGAAGTGGTCGCCTAACCCGATGAACCCGTGCTGATGAGTCGATAGGTCGGCATCCCTTAATCCCAGTGCGTCGAACACATTGCGGAACATAATGTTCAAATCTGCGCCTGTGTCAATAAGGATTTGTTTGACGAGGCCTGTTCCTACCCTGACCGTGATGACCATGGGTGGATTTTCAGGGGCCTCGTCGAACCACTGATCTTTTGGGCCAAAGGAGATAGAGGGGGGCTTTTTAGAGCTTCGCATCGGCGCGGAGGAGACCGCCAGAATCTTGGCGTCTTTCTTGTGCGCCGATCTCGACCTTGGTGCGGTGTTTTTGGTGGTTACTACGTTTATCACGGTGAGGCCGTGGTCTTTGTCTTCTGGCTCTTGTCGCTGCTTTGCCGATCGGGTCTTGCCTTCCTCGTCTTGGTCGCGATGTCGCCTCCTCGGCTCCCTTATAAGGTGGGAGGATTCTAAAAGTTTACCGTCCCTTATCGCTTGCTCTAGTGCATCCCTCAGGTCAAAGCAGTCCCGTGTTTGGTGTCCATAGCCCTTGTGGTAGTCACAGTAGAGGCTCTTGTTTCCCCCCATGCGGTCCTTGAGTGGACGGGGTTTCGACAAGATTCCTTTCTCGGCTATTTGCTGGTAAACTTCCATGATGGGGAGAGTGAGCGGAGTGTAGTTGGTGAATTTCCCGATCCAGGGAAATGGTCTGGGCGCCTTGCTCGGCCCTCCCTCTTTGGCTTGTTCTTTCTGTCTCTCTCCGTTACCTTGTTGCCTAGGTTAATTGTAGCCGCAGTGCCGTTTATTGGCAGCAACGACCTGGCTGACTTCCTCGTCATTTATGTATTCCTTGGCTACCGTTTGGATTTCATGCATCGTCCAAACCGGTTTCGTGGTAAGGTGTTTCCGGAAGTCCTCGTTAAGGAGGCCGTTCGTCAGACAGAGGTTGGCCACCGAGTCGGTTAGGCCGTCAATTTCCAAGCATTCGTCGTTGAAGCGgtccaggtattttctggtcgGTTCTCCGGGCCTTTGGGTTATCCCGAGCAGGTTGATCGGGTGCTTTGCCTTTGCTATTCGTGTTGTGAATTGAGCTAAGAAGGCGCCACTGATGTCCGAAAATCCATAGATGGATCCCTGCGGGAGGCCGTTAAACCATCGAATCGTGGGTCCTGCCAGGGTGACCGGGAAGGCCCGGCACCTCACCTCGTCTTCTACTCCCTCCAGATTCATTCTAGCCTCGAAGGCCGTGAGGTGTTCCAGAGGGTCTTGGGTTCCatcgtacctcatgtccgttggtttgtcgaaGTGCTTCGGCAACTGGACCTCAAGGATGAACCGATGGAACGGGGTGGCGCCCATTATCACGGGTCGCCGTGTCCTCACAGGTCTCCCCTTCCCGTCTTCACGATCTCGTTCTGTGTGGCGCGTTTTTTTGCCTCGGGAGTAGATGATTGTGTCGTTTCGTTTTCTCGGGATGGGCGAATCTTCTCGGGTGCTCTCCGCTTCCGTTCTGGAAGCGGAGGCGTGCCGGGAGCGACTCCGGTGGGAATCTCTCTCCAGGCTTTCAGGGGATGGGGAGTAGCTAGGATCGGTGGTTCGTCGATCATGCTCCTGATCGGCTAGTTGTCGTTCCAGGTTCTGGACCCTATGGcgtagctcctgcattattCTACCGCTGTCACTGCCAGTTCCTCCGAAGGGTCGCGTCTCTCGCGTCCTTGTGCGTGTTTCCGTGCGTTGTCGGGGGGACCTTCGTCGCCCTCCGGGTGAGGTGACAGAGGCTGCCCCCTCTACGCCAGCTGCTCGGCCTTGGTCTCCCAAGCACGACACGACTTCCATTTAGGCGTttcccacagacggcgccaatgtttggTAGATCTGTTACCGGACGGTTCGGGTGGAGTCTTGAGGAGGTGGGAACGCTTCGGTGGCGCCTGTACTGGGATCGGGTCTGCCGGGTAGCCGAGCTCTTGTCGTGGAAGgagggggtgtcacctgcaaagacactccgacgctctagtcagttAGTGTGCAGGTGAGAGGTTGGTTAGGTGGGATTTGTGACGTACCTTGGAGGAGGGGTATGACCCTCCCTTTATATACCATGTCAGGTGTGGGTCCCACGAGGGCAGAACCCACATTCTTCGAAGTTTTCTTGTACAGCTGTGGTGGCCAGCTGTCCCGGACGCATGTACGGGTTGGATATGGGCGCACCGTCCGACCGTTCAGGTCGGGTGGTGTTTGGGTCGggtcggcccaagctcccttttgggccaggccgtaacagATAACATTTTGGAATAGAGCATAAATCGTGCtagaagaataaaattataattattaattaaaaataatttaaaaataattaaaaattaataattaaaaataattaaaaattataaatagtattacatttaaaaaaataactatttcccaaaaaaatacaaatttattcTTGTGTATTCTGGAGACGATGATAATGTTTAGCATTGTTAACTTTTTAAActcaatttaatatatttgaagtGAAGTACGCTGCAGAGTAAGACGATTTATAGAGTTTGCTGAAAATTCGTCCGGGTGTGCGGCGAACTTGTTCAATACCAAAAAACAAAATGCATTTCGGTAAATAAAGTTTAGAAATGgactttttcataatttttattagaaaagaacccataatactactacttttttttatcatgtttttataaaataagcatttttagaactaaaaattcaaatacaaaatagcTTATTTACaaactacttttaatataatcatttattatttaaactatttttttaaaaggaacttaattaaaCTGTTTATCTAAACTGAGCCTATCTAATTCCTTTAAACAAACTAGGGTCCATGTGCTTGAAAATTTTTCGTTTGATGTTAACCGACTTAGACTTAATTATTTAAGTATCATTCTCTGTTTTTACAtgtgctttctttctttctttttatccGTGCCTATATTGTGAGTTTTACCATTGTATAATAGAACCATAAATTTTTGTGaagagtatatatataataaagagAGGCCACTTGATGTATATAGTGTAACTCATTGTAGAGAGAAAGCTATAATTCGGATTTCTTCTTTTATGATCAATAATTTTCTCTATAGCTTATTGCTTTCTATCTTTCTGATTCAAGATAGTTCCACTTAATTTTCTTGCCAAAACTGATAAGCAGCAGCTCCATGACCTGCCAGTTGTAacgaattttatttataataccTAACAACCTCTTGAATATTTCTCTGACTTCTTTTATGTAGGTGCATTGGTTCTTTTAATTAGCATTGTAGAACTTAAAAGTGAGTCTGATATTTTTCTATCAGATAAAAAAGTACTTAATCATTTGTTATtctattaaatttaaaagtatcaTATGTAATTTAAATCTATGCTTACAGATGAATCAATTTCTTGAAAGTGATATCCTTAACTTTTCAAGATGATTGCCACTTAAACGGCACAATTAAATAGAACTCCCTTCAAACAAAAGTTTTTATTACAAACACACATCTAATGTTTTCTTGACTTTGATTTTAGCAGAAAATCATGAAACAGTAACAATGGCTATGATGAgtatgtatttattataatGATTTTTTGCTTGAAATCCAACAATGTTAACAAGCTGAGAAAAAGTGAATAGTTTCCTAGTCTTGGTTGAGGCCAAAATAACTTAGAATATAAAAGGAACTTGTTACCTTGGGGGACCATACCTTTGGATTcaagaaaattgaaaatcaaagataagaaaaaaatattgcatGTGAATTTCATTTGACCTATTTTAATTTCGATAGTTatggttttattttatttgaaacttTTAATTTGATTACACTACAAGTAATAATTTTATAGTTGTTCTATAATCTTAgtaatgaaattttaaattcgATGACCCTCTAAATTTTGGTTCTACAAGGGGTTTTGTAGCATGAAAATGCATGActtttatttaagaataaaaggaatcttATTTGAGATGAAATCGTTTTAGAATTTTTGTTTactcttcaaaatttttactaaatttgtTATTTCCTCAAAATAGGAGTTTAAGTATTCCTttatcattttctttgttttcccTTCCTCACATTTCAcaaagaataattaaacttactTAGAATGAAATTAAATATGTCTCATATATGGACTTCGTCTCTGGTAACTGCAACAAATTCAAACCACACAACTAGAAGAGATAATTAATGAGTAGTTCtgacaaaagagagaaaatagaaatgcttcttctttttctttagcagaaaaaagaaagatgagGGGGAGGAGATGAAGAACACGAAcctgaacaattttttttattttttatttttttcatgtatttttgttttggttttataaattatttaaaatttaaaaatataaattaaagttaattgaattctatattttaattaatttaaagatAGTTTTTGTTTAGCACAAAGAAAAGgatatttaagtatttttatacaattatctaaaaaaatattttttatttttattaaattataaggatgttttagtaaaaataatcctatgatatatattttaaagaaagaaaaattaaatgttaacataaaaattataatctATGTGTCgtgtttttaatttgtttatatttttatcgtACTGATACATATGAATTTATCATCGTATTGAAGTAAATaccataaataatatatttaacaaGTGATAAATACCGAATAAACAATGTTACATGGTTAGCAataatttatattcatatttataGACGTTTTGCATATAAGTATATAATTTgctcttatatttattaaaattttgtacaCATAAATCAACACAATTTATAtccataaattaatataatttgcacccatatttttcagaatttatgtctgtaaattaataaaatgataatttagtGTTTGTATATATTAACcaaataatgacaaaaaatattaaaggttGTTGATCCCAAAAATTTTTCATACCGAACTTATCCAATAGTAAAAGATTACcataatagaaattaaaaagataatgaGTTAGcaaaaattatgataaaatattgatatcaattatataaatggtgatataaataaaatttaaaagtaaaaatcaaTGTCAAAATTTAGGGAATTggcacttttattaaaatttagtcatTATTtaacttgcaaaaaaaaaaagaataattttatattattggatAAAATTTaataccattaaaaatacaaataataactaattaatggcTACAAATCATAAAACTTGGTCTCTAACATTCTTTCATGAAAGAAAAATACACCTGTCCAAGTAGAAGGGGTGATGCTTTGTTGAGTTcgttcaaataaaaatataaaataaaatttattaaaaaaattaataaagtaataaatgataaatgaaaaattaatcaCCATTAATTATTACTAGGTAGTTTTTGACATTGGAAGCCATccgttaatccaattaattaTTAACACATGTAGAAGAAGTTAAACAGTTCCCTGCGTTTCCCTTCAAAATTCTTCGAAGGAAGAGAAACAGAGAGACATCACTTAATATGTACCGTACCTTCCCTAGACCTTCAAAATTCTTAGAATATTGTTGGAAGAACCACAAGTACTTACTGTGTTCTTTGGGTTCTTCAAATTTaagctttctctctctctcttgttaGTGTAACCTTAAAAAgcctttttatttcttataatCCTTCCATTTCTTACTACCAAGTTATTTAAAGATCACATAGAATAATACTACACTACTGCTACTTCAGTACATTGGGTGTAACCTGATCTCTAGTGGTTACAAATTACAATGGAAGCTGAGACTAGTTCTAGCAGCAGCAAGAACAGAGTAAGAAACAATGACTACGGCTTCATGGATACGATTCTTTCGTGGTCCATTGAAGATATTCTCAATGAAGAACTCTACAAAACTCAGGTTTGTGTTCTTTCGTACTATACAATTACTATCCCTCCATATTTAACTTAAGAATGTTAAATGCTGCTTTATCTTATACCTTGATTTTGATGTGTGTGTAATCCAGGTCGAGAGGATTGAGCTGTCGTTTAAGTCGGTAAATAATTACATTGGATCTTTCGTATATCCGTTATTGGAAGAAACTCGAGCGCAGCTATGCTCGAGTATGGAGGTTTTGCAGAACGCTCCATTCGCAAAAGTGAACAGCATTGACAATGATAAGAAATTTGGAAGGAAATTCTACAATTTGAACATTGGGGAATGGAAAAACAGATTCACTCTTCGTACTAACGAGCCGTACAGAATGCTGCCGGGAGATGTTCTAATTTTGACAGATTATAAACCGGAAACCGTCAATGGTTTGCAGAGGTTCGCAAGGATGTGGACTTTTGTTTCAGTAGTCAAAACAAGTGAAGATGAAGATTTAAATCTTAAGGTTAAGGTGAAGGCATCAAGTGATATTGATCCCAATGAATTCAAGTATAATAAGTCtctttttcttgtcttcttgACAAATATAAGCTCGAATAGAAGAATTTGGAATGCACTTCACATGGATGGGAATTTGAATTTAGTGAAGCAAGTTTTAACAACAAGCGAAACGGCGGTGAGAAATAAAgcttaattttatgttttgatgCATTATCAGATTATCTTTaacaaaattactaaattagcTACTATTTATATCTattgtttttaactttttatatatctttttacaaaattggtatttttatactaaaattatttactaaaattagCTCAACTActgtttaactcatttttaatatgtattttatattctaacatgtattttatactagtaTAAGAGTGATTTTGATGTACACATAATTaatgtttttaatataaattttatgttttaacatatattttatattgatgatttgtggaatatatatattactccgcattaaaattattatgaacAATGTTAATATTCtctacaaatataataaaaaaatttattgtgttATTATTTATCTTGTAATAAGTTCTATGCTGCTCTGTGAGTGAAATGTTAAGGGATGACAGTTCTTTAGAAAGGTTATTATCGAATCTGAATGATTACCAAAAGAAAGCGATTCATACATGTCTTTCGGGAATTCGGTGCAGCTGTACTAATAACAACTCAAAGATCAAGCTGATATGGGGTCCCCCGGGGACGGGGAAGACTAAAACTTTGGCCACACTCCTCTTTGCTCTGATGAAAATGGAATACAGAGTCCTTGTATGTGCACCTACCAATGTTGCCATAAAAGAAATCGCTTCACGCGTTGTGAGTATTGTGAAGGATTCGGAATCTCGTGAAACGTTCTGTTCTTTAGGGAGCTTTCTCTTGTTTGGGAATAATGAGAGGCTCAAAGTTGATGGGGAATTGGTTGAGGAAATATATTTGGATTATCGTGTGCAGGAGCTCACAGAATGCTTTGGATCTTATAAAGGTCTGAGTTCCTGCTTACGAgaaatgttttattttcttgatgGTTACGAATTGAAAAGGAATGATACTGGAAAGTTTAGAGAAGAGTTTCTGTCCACAGCATTGCGGCTGAGGCGCTGCATTTCTATCTTATTTACACACGTAAACATGGACATTGTGTATGAAAAAATCTATCAAAACTTGGTCTTGTTGAAGAAGGCACTTGATTCCTTTGAAGATTTGCTGTTTCGAAATGGCGAATACCAATCATTGTGCAAAGAGAGAAATGAATGCCTAGAGGCTTTAAAAGCCGCGAGAGATTCACTTGTCAGATTTCCGTTTACAAAATCTTTTGAAGCTAAGGCGATCCGGGAGTCATGTTTGCAAAATGCATCATTATTATTTTGCACTGTTTCTGGCTCCTACAATCTACATTCTGTTGCGATGAAGCCACTCGACATTTTGGTAATAGATGAAGCGGCACAGTTAAAAGAATGCGAATCGCTCATAGCCATGAAAATTGAAGGAATAAGACATGCTATCCTTCTTGGTGATGAATGTCAACTACCTTCGATGGTAGAAAGTAGTGTAAGTAGCTGCAATAAAGTTTATATATGCTAATACCAAAATTTATAGTTGCAAAATGTTGTCGTTGctataaaatttttgtaacaCTTTGTAGAATTGTAATTATAattgaagtttttttttattatttgataacgttttaatttaaaaagacaaaaatattatttatacactaaaaatcaatcaatatacttttccatattattattatccaagTTTTGTAACTATGTAACCATAGCAAACATATAATTCACcaaatttatatatttcttttagtAAATTTATGCTTCCATCCTATGATAATTTCgaatttacatttctttctGTTGTTTTTTGTGTAAAAGGTCTCAAGTGAAGTTGGTTTTGGACGAAGCTTATTTGAGAGACTTAGCATATCTCGTCATCCTAAACAGCTTCTCAGAATGCAGCACAGGATGCACCCAGAAATTAGTTCATTTCCGAATTCATATTTCTATTCTAACGAAATTCTTGACGCTCCAAATGTCCAAAGAATTGAATACAACAAGAAATATCTCCCTGGGAAAATCTTTGGTCCCTATTCTTTTATAAATGTGGCTGGGGGAAGAGAAGAGTATGTTGCGGCTGGTCGGAGCCGAAAAAATGTTGCCGAGGTTGCTATTGTAACGACAATAGTGAAGAATCTGCATAAATGTTAGTTCACTATTCTCAACCTGAAGAAATTTTCATGTTATACTAAATTGTTGCAATTTTGCTTATATACTTTCACAGTTTCACTAACATTACTATGAAATGTCTAAAAGATTATATcaattgtatatttttgtaaaaaaaaaaaaaaaatacaagtttCCTGTTTCTCCTTATGTAGCTCAAGTCGCAGCGATCCaggaaaaaattggaaaaatctATGACAGCGATGTTGAGTTTACTGTGAATGTTAAATCAATTGATGGATTTCAGGGTGGCGAACAGGATGTGATTATTCTGTCCACTGTTAGAACAAATAACAGGACGTCTCTCGATTTTGTTTCGTCTCGGCAGAGGACAAATGTTGCTCTCACAAGGGCGAGGTAGTTAAATCTTGTCTCTGTTATTATGGAATTTTATATTGTTTCAGTTTTGTTATTATGCTTTGTGAAAagcttctttattttttatatttactagGCATTGTTTATGGATTTTGGGGAACGAGAGGGCCTTGTCACACAATAAAAATGTGTGGAAGGATATTATCTCTGATGTAAAGAAGCGTAACTGTTTCTTCAAtgctgaagaggatgaagaattCTCTAAAGCCATTTTGGATGCAAGAAAAGATATggatcaatttgatgatttgcTTATGACAAATAGCATCTTATTCAGAAATTCAAGATGGAAGGTATGTGAGTCCTGGACTTAAttactttctgtttttcttCACTTGTTATACGTTGAATAAACTCCATGTTTATTGTGTTTAGCTCTTTCTtccttcaaaaagaaaaaaaaaaacttcataTCAGTCCCTATCTCCATAATATAATGTGTGGATTTGCAGGTTAACTTCAGTGACAAGTTTCTCAGATCGTTTAAGAGGCTGCCGTCAGAGCACTCTAAGAAGTTAGTTATCAACCTTCTTGAGAGGCTTTCTAATGGATTGAGGCCGAACAAGACTCGAGTTCAACTATTGAACAATGATTCATATGAGATTCTGAAAAGTTTCAAAATTGAAAGCAGATATCTGATCTTCTCAATCGAAATAGTCAAGTATTCGAGTTATATGCAGGTTTTGAAGATATGGGACATATTGCCTCCCAACGATCTTCATAAATTGGCAAAGCGACTTCGAAATGTATTTGCAACATACACTGATGATTATATCAGTCGGTGCAAAGAGAAAGGTTTTTACAGGTAAATTTCAATTGTCTTAGGCGGTTAAGTTTTTGCAATGAGAATAAATGATAAGAaggcttcctctctctctctctcaacagGCACACTGAGATTCCTCTAACCTGGCCGCTTTCAACGaacattcaaaaattaaagaatgccGATAACAATAAAGGAAACGAAGGAGAGAAATTAGTATCTGTATGTGAAGATAGAAATGAAGCTGAAATGTCAAAGTATAAGGAGTGGCTTCTGTTAATGAAATACTGTTCCAACAGTGACCATGAAGCCATAGATTTGGATCTTCTTCCAATTTCATTAACAGAAGAACAGCGCAGAGTGATCTTCTATCCCCGGAGTACATTTCTACTTGGACGTTTCGGAACGGGGAAAACAACTGTGTTAACAACTAAGATGATTCGGAATCAAAAACTGCACCATTCGGTAGTTGAACTTGTATATGAAAGAAGCGCGAGTGCACTTGAGAATTGCGACAAGTC
This sequence is a window from Arachis duranensis cultivar V14167 chromosome 2, aradu.V14167.gnm2.J7QH, whole genome shotgun sequence. Protein-coding genes within it:
- the LOC107473838 gene encoding LOW QUALITY PROTEIN: uncharacterized protein LOC107473838 (The sequence of the model RefSeq protein was modified relative to this genomic sequence to represent the inferred CDS: substituted 1 base at 1 genomic stop codon); translation: MEAETSSSSSKNRVRNNDYGFMDTILSWSIEDILNEELYKTQVERIELSFKSVNNYIGSFVYPLLEETRAQLCSSMEVLQNAPFAKVNSIDNDKKFGRKFYNLNIGEWKNRFTLRTNEPYRMLPGDVLILTDYKPETVNGLQRFARMWTFVSVVKTSEDEDLNLKVKVKASSDIDPNEFKYNKSLFLVFLTNISSNRRIWNALHMDGNLNLVKQVLTTSETAVRNKALCCSVSEMLRDDSSLERLLSNLNDYQKKAIHTCLSGIRCSCTNNNSKIKLIWGPPGTGKTKTLATLLFALMKMEYRVLVCAPTNVAIKEIASRVVSIVKDSESRETFCSLGSFLLFGNNERLKVDGELVEEIYLDYRVQELTECFGSYKGLSSCLREMFYFLDGYELKRNDTGKFREEFLSTALRLRRCISILFTHVNMDIVYEKIYQNLVLLKKALDSFEDLLFRNGEYQSLCKERNECLEALKAARDSLVRFPFTKSFEAKAIRESCLQNASLLFCTVSGSYNLHSVAMKPLDILVIDEAAQLKECESLIAMKIEGIRHAILLGDECQLPSMVESSVSSEVGFGRSLFERLSISRHPKQLLRMQHRMHPEISSFPNSYFYSNEILDAPNVQRIEYNKKYLPGKIFGPYSFINVAGGREEYVAAGRSRKNVAEVAIVTTIVKNLHKCXLYQLYIFVKKKKKYKFPVSPYVAQVAAIQEKIGKIYDSDVEFTVNVKSIDGFQGGEQDVIILSTVRTNNRTSLDFVSSRQRTNVALTRARHCLWILGNERALSHNKNVWKDIISDVKKRNCFFNAEEDEEFSKAILDARKDMDQFDDLLMTNSILFRNSRWKVNFSDKFLRSFKRLPSEHSKKLVINLLERLSNGLRPNKTRVQLLNNDSYEILKSFKIESRYLIFSIEIVKYSSYMQVLKIWDILPPNDLHKLAKRLRNVFATYTDDYISRCKEKGFYRHTEIPLTWPLSTNIQKLKNADNNKGNEGEKLVSVCEDRNEAEMSKYKEWLLLMKYCSNSDHEAIDLDLLPISLTEEQRRVIFYPRSTFLLGRFGTGKTTVLTTKMIRNQKLHHSVVELVYERSASALENCDKSQEICAETERPVLRQLFVTLSPELCQEVKCHVSRFERLLFEEGTSEASSSSVKDIHLPDSFLNVQFSSYPLVVTFRKFLMMMDLSLGRSYVERFKIAKNSSLVQGLFPWEAFLATKEVTYEKFDSSYWPHFNAQKIKNLGSYQVFTEIMTHIKGGIEATNTGKMSRKDYLTLSESRRSSLSVPKRDLIYDIFENYENMKMNKGEFDMADFVSDLHRRLRSSRYQGDLMHFVYIDEVQDLTMSQIALFKHICPNVEEGFIFCGDTAQTIGRGIDFRFQDVRALFYNKFMLESNKEKGHISDMFMLSENFRSKAEVLKLAQSIVELLFHFFPYSVDILKVETSLITGEAPYILLGNCIETVFGENGYKNVEFGANQAIVVRDNETREEILPLVGKKALVLTILECKGLEFEDVLLYNFLSTSPLKRQWGVIYQFMKEKHVFCASFDETKHSVLCSELKQLYVAVTRSKNRLWICEDKEEFSRPMIDYWKKKSLVQFMNQPNEAYYSNGAWN